One genomic window of Saccopteryx bilineata isolate mSacBil1 chromosome 4, mSacBil1_pri_phased_curated, whole genome shotgun sequence includes the following:
- the LOC136334295 gene encoding gap junction gamma-3 protein-like isoform X1, which produces MCGRFLRWLMAEESRYSTPVGRLLLPVLLGFRLVLLAAGGKGVYNDEQSEFVCHTQQPGCKAACYDALHALSPLRFWAFQVMLVAVPSALYMGFTIYHGILHWEEPGKVKKEEETLVQQGQGSTGASGAKSPRLLWAYVAQLGVRLVLEGAALGGQYYLYGFKVPSSFACRREPCPGSITCNLSRPSEKTIFLKTMFGVSGFCLFFTLLELVLLSIVRWWRTWKQKSSFSNCFSTSERTRKHKEPNDNFPVVESKEQFREAEL; this is translated from the exons ATGTGTGGCAGGTTCCTGAGGTGGCTGATGGCTGAAGAGAGCCGGTACTCCACCCCCGTAGGGCGTCTCCTTCTTCCGGTGCTCCTGGGATTCCGCCTCGTGCTGCTGGCTGCCGGTGGGAAAGGGGTCTACAATGATGAGCAGAGTGAATTTGTGTGTCACACTCAGCAGCCAGGCTGCAAGGCTGCCTGCTATGATGCCTTACACGCTCTCTCCCCACTGCGCTTCTGGGCTTTCCAGGTCATGTTGGTGGCTGTGCCCAGTGCCCTCTACATGGGTTTCACCATATATCATGGCATCTTGCATTGGGAAGAGCCAGGAAAggtaaagaaggaagaggagacccTGGTCCAACAAGGACAGGGCAGCACAggtgcctcaggagctaaaagtcCCAGGCTGCTCTGGGCCTATGTGGCACAGCTAGGGGTTCGACTGGTCCTTGAGGGGGCAGCCTTGGGAGGGCAGTACTATCTGTATGGGTTCAAGGTGCCCAGCTCCTTTGCATGTCGCCGAGAGCCTTGCCCTGGTAGTATAACCTGTAATCTGTCCCGCCCCTCTGAGAAGACCATCTTCCTAAAGACCATGTTTGGGGTCAGTGGGTTTTGTCTCTTCTTTACTCTTTTGGAGCTTGTGCTCCTGAGCATCGTGAGATGGTGGCGGACCTGGAAGCAAAAATCTTCCTTTTCTAACTGCTTCTCAACTTCAGAGAGAACCAGAAAACACAAGGAACCAAACGATAACTTTCCAGTGGTGGAGTCAAAAGAGCAGTTCCGAGAAGCAG AGTTATAA
- the LOC136334295 gene encoding gap junction gamma-3 protein-like isoform X2, producing the protein MCGRFLRWLMAEESRYSTPVGRLLLPVLLGFRLVLLAAGGKGVYNDEQSEFVCHTQQPGCKAACYDALHALSPLRFWAFQVMLVAVPSALYMGFTIYHGILHWEEPGKLVLLSIVRWWRTWKQKSSFSNCFSTSERTRKHKEPNDNFPVVESKEQFREAEL; encoded by the exons ATGTGTGGCAGGTTCCTGAGGTGGCTGATGGCTGAAGAGAGCCGGTACTCCACCCCCGTAGGGCGTCTCCTTCTTCCGGTGCTCCTGGGATTCCGCCTCGTGCTGCTGGCTGCCGGTGGGAAAGGGGTCTACAATGATGAGCAGAGTGAATTTGTGTGTCACACTCAGCAGCCAGGCTGCAAGGCTGCCTGCTATGATGCCTTACACGCTCTCTCCCCACTGCGCTTCTGGGCTTTCCAGGTCATGTTGGTGGCTGTGCCCAGTGCCCTCTACATGGGTTTCACCATATATCATGGCATCTTGCATTGGGAAGAGCCAGGAAAg CTTGTGCTCCTGAGCATCGTGAGATGGTGGCGGACCTGGAAGCAAAAATCTTCCTTTTCTAACTGCTTCTCAACTTCAGAGAGAACCAGAAAACACAAGGAACCAAACGATAACTTTCCAGTGGTGGAGTCAAAAGAGCAGTTCCGAGAAGCAG AGTTATAA